A single region of the Vicia villosa cultivar HV-30 ecotype Madison, WI linkage group LG4, Vvil1.0, whole genome shotgun sequence genome encodes:
- the LOC131599188 gene encoding glucan endo-1,3-beta-glucosidase 8-like has protein sequence MAQQNGSNCKHLATFLITLFTLISSSSGWVGVNWGTMTTHQLPPTKVVKMLMQNGFKKLKLFDADDTIMIALMGSNIEVMVAIPNVMLDRISNNPKAADAWVYQNVTTYLFPGGVNIKYVAVGNEPFLKAYKGEYLNKTLPALKNIQTSLNNAGLGSKIKVTVPFNADIYYSPDTNPVPSAGDFRPEIRDITIEIIQFLYANNSTFTVNIYPFLSLYGNDNFPFDFAFFDGENKPLRDGKAVYNNVFDANLDTLMWALEKSGYPDLHVTVGEVGWPTDGDKNANATNAKRFNQGFIKHALSGTGTPKRKGMIDFYLFSLLDENAKSIAPGNFERHWGIFEFDGKPKYELDIRGKHKDKGLVAVEGVKYLQKRWCVLDPEATDLDDLAKSIDYACSQSDCTALGYGSSCNELSLQGNASYAFNMYYQVNNQMDWDCDFTGLAKVTREDPSENGCQFPLMVASGSRAGLSQMLMRAMEICLFAMIFI, from the exons ATGGCGCAACAAAACGGTTCAAATTGCAAGCACCTAGCAACGTTCCTCATTACCTTGTTCACTCTCATCTCGAGTTCCTCTGGTTGGGTTGGTGTAAACTGGGGAACCATGACCACACACCAGCTTCCACCAACCAAAGTTGTGAAGATGCTTATGCAGAATGGGTTCAAAAAATTGAAGCTATTTGATGCTGATGATACCATTATGATAGCTCTTATGGGTAGTAATATCGAGGTTATGGTTGCAATTCCCAATGTTATGTTGGATAGGATTAGCAACAATCCTAAAGCTGCGGATGCTTGGGTTTATCAAAATGTTACCACTTACTTGTTCCCTGGTGGTGTTAATATCAA GTATGTTGCTGTAGGTAATGAGCCATTCCTCAAAGCATACAAAGGTGAATATCTGAATAAAACTCTTCCAGCTCTCAAGAATATACAGACTTCACTCAACAATGCAGGATTGGGATCAAAGATAAAAGTCACTGTTCCATTCAATGCTGACATTTACTATTCACCAGACACAAATCCAGTGCCATCAGCAGGTGATTTCAGGCCTGAAATAAGAGACATCACAATTGAGATAATCCAATTCCTCTATGCAAATAACTCAACTTTCACAGTTAATATCTACCCTTTCCTTAGCCTTTACGGCAATGATAATTTCCCATTTGATTTTGCATTTTTTGATGGAGAAAACAAACCTCTTAGAGATGGCAAAGCTGTTTATAACAATGTATTTGATGCAAATCTTGATACCCTTATGTGGGCTCTAGAAAAATCAGGTTACCCTGACTTGCATGTCACAGTTGGTGAAGTTGGGTGGCCAACGGATGGTGATAAGAATGCGAATGCCACAAATGCGAAAAGGTTCAACCAAGGTTTCATTAAGCATGCTCTTAGTGGAACTGGTACACCCAAAAGGAAAGGTATGATAGACTTTTATCTATTCAGTCTCCTTGATGAGAATGCTAAAAGTATTGCTCCTGGAAACTTTGAGAGACATTGGGGGATTTTTGAGTTTGATGGAAAACCAAAATATGAATTAGACATAAGAGGTAAACATAAGGACAAGGGTCTTGTTGCTGTTGAAGGTGTTAAGTACCTTCAAAAGAGGTGGTGTGTTTTGGATCCAGAAGCTACTGATTTGGATGATTTGGCTAAAAGTATTGACTATGCTTGTAGCCAATCTGATTGTACTGCACTTGGCTATGGCTCTAGTTGTAATGAACTGAGTCTTCAAGGGAATGCTTCTTATGCTTTCAATATGTATTATCAAGTTAATAATCAGATGGATTGGGACTGTGATTTCACTGGTTTGGCTAAGGTTACACGCGAGGATCCTTCAGAAAATGGCTGCCAATTCCCTTTGATGGTTGCTAGCGGTTCGCGTGCAGGGCTTTCCCAGATGCTGATGAGAGCAATGGAGATATGTCTTTTTGCTATGATTTTCATATAG